From a region of the uncultured Draconibacterium sp. genome:
- a CDS encoding AAA family ATPase, whose protein sequence is MEFFQQVHKSLLQGSKDTIQRELMNNIDWNQRLICIKGFRSVGKTTFLLDYIKKYHPDSNEVLYLNLNNFYFTKRKISSFADEFAKRGGKLLLLDQIQKYPDWSADLRKCLDEIPDLKVIFTSSPVLRITEDNPDLEGIASIYHLEGLSFREYLNHETGSNFTTYTLEEILKNHIEIAQKVVDEIRPLAYFDDYLRHGYFPYYIHDPNFYIDKLLKNINLALEIDVPYINQIEFKYLPKLRKLLHIIASETPFTPNVSKLATSVETSRATIMNYLKYLKHARLINLLYENGGSDDDQMKKPDKVYMHNTNLLNAIAPNNYDKATVRQTFFYNQVGYVCELAKSPVADFCVNGKYKFNVGGRKLKPEKGIYAASDVIEVGQGNKIPLWLFGFLY, encoded by the coding sequence TTGGAATTTTTTCAACAAGTACATAAGTCATTACTTCAGGGTTCAAAAGATACCATTCAGAGAGAGCTGATGAACAATATCGACTGGAACCAAAGGCTTATCTGTATCAAAGGATTCAGGAGTGTTGGAAAAACAACATTTTTGCTCGACTATATAAAGAAGTATCATCCCGACAGCAACGAGGTACTGTATCTTAACTTGAATAATTTTTATTTCACCAAACGTAAGATCAGTTCTTTTGCCGACGAATTTGCAAAACGCGGTGGAAAATTACTTTTGCTCGATCAGATACAAAAATACCCAGATTGGTCGGCCGATTTGCGCAAATGTCTGGATGAAATTCCTGACCTGAAGGTCATTTTCACATCGTCGCCGGTGTTGCGTATTACAGAAGACAATCCCGATTTGGAAGGAATAGCCAGCATTTACCATCTCGAAGGACTGTCGTTTCGCGAATACCTGAATCATGAAACAGGAAGTAATTTTACTACTTACACCCTGGAGGAAATACTAAAAAACCACATTGAAATTGCTCAGAAAGTGGTTGACGAAATCAGGCCACTGGCTTATTTCGACGATTATTTACGTCACGGTTATTTCCCCTACTACATTCACGATCCGAATTTTTATATCGACAAATTATTAAAGAATATCAACCTGGCACTTGAGATCGATGTTCCGTACATCAACCAGATTGAATTTAAATACCTTCCAAAACTCAGAAAACTGTTGCACATCATCGCTTCTGAAACGCCTTTTACACCAAATGTTAGTAAATTAGCTACTTCGGTTGAAACGTCGCGTGCAACAATTATGAATTATCTGAAATATTTGAAGCACGCCCGACTCATCAACCTGCTTTATGAGAACGGTGGCAGCGACGATGACCAGATGAAAAAGCCGGACAAAGTGTACATGCACAATACAAACCTGCTGAATGCTATTGCTCCGAATAATTACGATAAAGCCACGGTGAGACAAACGTTCTTTTATAACCAGGTAGGTTATGTCTGTGAGCTGGCAAAATCGCCGGTTGCCGATTTTTGCGTCAACGGAAAATATAAATTCAATGTTGGCGGACGAAAACTAAAACCCGAAAAAGGAATTTATGCCGCCTCCGATGTGATTGAGGTTGGCCAGGGAAACAAAATTCCTTTATGGCTCTTTGGATTCCTATACTAG
- the rsxA gene encoding electron transport complex subunit RsxA, with the protein MNYLVIVIGAILVNNIVLMQFLGICPFLGVSKKVSTGIGMTGAVAFVMILATIVTYLIQNYVLEKFGLGFLQTIAFILVIASLVQMVEIILKKVSPPLYQALGIFLPLITTNCAILGVAILTVQNEFNLLEGVIFSTSHAIGFGLALIIFAGIREHLDLQDVPKGLKGTPIALIAAGILAMAFMGFSGLV; encoded by the coding sequence ATGAACTATTTAGTAATTGTAATAGGCGCCATACTTGTAAACAATATTGTTTTAATGCAGTTCTTGGGAATCTGCCCGTTTTTGGGTGTTTCCAAAAAAGTGTCGACCGGTATTGGTATGACCGGCGCCGTTGCCTTTGTAATGATTTTGGCAACAATTGTAACTTACCTCATCCAAAATTATGTGCTGGAAAAATTCGGATTAGGATTTTTGCAAACCATAGCCTTTATTTTAGTCATCGCATCGTTGGTGCAAATGGTGGAGATCATTCTGAAAAAAGTAAGTCCTCCACTCTACCAGGCGCTGGGAATTTTCCTGCCGCTTATTACAACCAACTGTGCTATTTTGGGTGTTGCTATTCTTACCGTGCAAAACGAGTTCAACCTGTTGGAAGGCGTAATATTTTCAACTTCACATGCCATTGGTTTTGGACTGGCACTAATCATCTTTGCCGGTATTCGTGAGCACCTCGATCTGCAAGATGTACCCAAAGGTTTAAAAGGTACACCAATTGCTTTAATAGCTGCCGGTATTCTTGCAATGGCTTTTATGGGATTCTCTGGTTTAGTGTAA
- a CDS encoding RnfABCDGE type electron transport complex subunit D, with protein sequence MSKLLTVSPSPHVHSSESTQKIMLRVVYAMIPAMIWGIYMFGLDAVRVGLISVLSCLAIEFLIQKYIMNVKPSITDGSALITGVLLAFNVPASLPWWIIIIGAIAAMGVGKLSFGGLGANVFNPALVGRVFLLISFPVQMTSWPVTRMMEVDAVSAATPLAVIKEGIKNGIPVSQLQGLPNLSDMAIGFNHGSMGEISAALLIIGGLYMLWKKVITWQTPVSIILTVLVVSGIFWVVNPEMYVNPVYHIFTGGLMLGAIFMATDMVTSPMTGKGQLIYGIGIGLITISIRMFGAYPEGISFAILIMNAFVPLINMYIKPKRFGGQ encoded by the coding sequence ATGAGTAAATTATTAACAGTTTCACCATCACCGCACGTTCATTCGAGCGAATCAACCCAGAAGATTATGCTTCGGGTGGTATATGCGATGATTCCCGCCATGATCTGGGGTATTTATATGTTTGGCCTCGATGCCGTTCGGGTTGGATTAATTTCAGTCCTGTCCTGTTTGGCGATCGAATTCCTCATTCAAAAATATATAATGAATGTTAAGCCAAGTATTACCGATGGTTCAGCATTAATTACCGGAGTACTTTTAGCATTTAATGTACCCGCAAGTCTTCCCTGGTGGATCATTATTATTGGTGCCATTGCAGCCATGGGAGTCGGCAAACTTTCATTCGGAGGTTTAGGAGCAAACGTGTTTAATCCGGCTTTGGTAGGCAGGGTTTTCCTGTTGATCTCGTTCCCGGTGCAAATGACATCGTGGCCGGTAACACGAATGATGGAAGTTGATGCTGTTTCGGCAGCCACACCACTGGCAGTAATTAAAGAAGGTATTAAAAACGGTATTCCTGTTTCGCAACTACAAGGGTTACCCAACTTATCCGATATGGCCATCGGTTTCAACCACGGTTCTATGGGTGAAATATCAGCCGCATTATTGATCATTGGAGGTCTTTACATGCTTTGGAAGAAAGTAATTACCTGGCAAACGCCGGTATCGATTATTCTTACCGTTTTGGTGGTTTCGGGTATTTTCTGGGTGGTAAATCCGGAAATGTATGTAAACCCGGTTTACCACATTTTTACGGGAGGTTTAATGTTGGGAGCTATTTTTATGGCAACTGATATGGTAACTTCTCCAATGACCGGAAAAGGACAACTGATCTACGGTATTGGAATTGGTTTAATCACGATCTCCATTCGTATGTTTGGCGCTTATCCCGAGGGTATTTCGTTCGCAATTCTGATTATGAATGCGTTTGTGCCACTGATCAACATGTATATTAAACCTAAACGATTTGGAGGACAGTAA
- a CDS encoding electron transport complex subunit E, which produces MNQWKNFSKGFLKENPVFVLLLGMCPTLGVTSSAINGLGMGLATTFVLLMSNIVVSLVKNAIPEKVRIPSFIVIIAAFVTVVQLLMQAFVPALYKSLGLFIPLIVVNCIVLGRAEAFASKNNVGSSAIDGLGIGLGFTFALVLLGSIREILGSGKLFNITIYPENYVTLVFVLAPGAFIVLGYLIALINRMKKN; this is translated from the coding sequence ATGAATCAGTGGAAAAACTTTTCAAAAGGCTTCTTAAAAGAAAATCCGGTATTTGTACTACTGCTGGGGATGTGCCCTACTTTGGGTGTTACCTCGTCGGCAATTAACGGGCTCGGCATGGGGCTGGCCACTACTTTTGTTTTGCTGATGTCGAACATTGTAGTGTCGCTGGTAAAAAATGCCATTCCTGAGAAAGTCAGAATTCCGAGTTTTATTGTAATTATAGCCGCGTTTGTTACGGTAGTACAATTGTTGATGCAGGCTTTTGTTCCTGCATTGTACAAAAGCCTCGGGCTGTTTATTCCGTTAATCGTAGTAAACTGTATTGTATTGGGTCGTGCCGAAGCTTTCGCATCGAAAAACAATGTTGGCTCTTCAGCTATCGACGGGCTTGGAATTGGTTTAGGATTTACTTTCGCCCTGGTTTTACTGGGAAGCATTAGAGAAATTCTGGGAAGCGGTAAATTATTCAACATTACCATTTACCCTGAGAATTACGTAACTCTTGTATTTGTGCTGGCACCCGGAGCATTTATTGTTTTGGGATACCTGATTGCATTGATCAACCGAATGAAAAAGAATTAG
- a CDS encoding RnfABCDGE type electron transport complex subunit G, producing the protein MEDSKMAKRESSFINMVLTLVLVTGIAAAVLGFVYDFTKGPIEVAKLKAQTEAIKTVLPEFDELGETMVLSPGEGQDSLQFFPAYKNGELVGTAIKTYTKSGFSGFISIMAGIDKDGNFSGYSVLEHTETPGLGSKMGVWFSNPEKPSQYVIGKNPETTNFTVSKDGGDIDAITASTISSRAFLDALTRAYSTYKDNKTTGDSGQ; encoded by the coding sequence TTGGAGGACAGTAAAATGGCAAAACGAGAATCGAGTTTTATAAATATGGTGCTTACACTTGTTCTGGTAACAGGTATTGCTGCAGCAGTTTTGGGTTTTGTATATGATTTTACAAAAGGCCCTATCGAGGTGGCAAAATTAAAAGCACAAACCGAGGCAATAAAAACCGTGTTGCCTGAATTTGACGAGTTGGGAGAAACAATGGTATTAAGTCCCGGTGAAGGACAAGACTCGCTGCAATTTTTTCCGGCCTATAAAAATGGAGAACTGGTAGGAACAGCCATAAAAACCTATACAAAAAGCGGTTTCAGTGGATTCATTTCCATTATGGCCGGTATTGATAAAGACGGTAACTTTTCGGGTTACTCTGTGTTGGAACATACCGAAACGCCCGGTTTGGGTTCAAAAATGGGTGTTTGGTTCAGTAATCCTGAAAAACCAAGCCAATACGTAATCGGCAAAAATCCGGAAACGACCAATTTTACCGTGTCGAAAGATGGTGGAGACATTGACGCCATTACCGCCTCTACAATTAGCTCACGCGCTTTTCTTGATGCACTAACAAGAGCATACAGTACTTATAAAGACAATAAAACCACCGGAGATTCCGGACAATAA
- the rsxC gene encoding electron transport complex subunit RsxC produces the protein MLKTFKIGGVHPPENKLSKDKKIEVLPLPKTVFIPVAQHIGAPATPVVKKGDEVKVGQVIAQSSSFVSTNIHSSVSGKVTKVDFSADSSGYPKQGIFIAVEGDEWVEGIDRSEDLVKDITVDGPEIVKKIQEAGIVGLGGATFPTHVKLVPPKGMKAEVLLINGVECEPYLTSDHRLMLEKADEIMVGIQLLMKAMGVDKAVIGIENNKPDAIKLLKEKCAAYNGVSVQSLKVQYPQGGEKQLINAVTGKEVPSGALPIAVGAVVSNVGTAFAVYEAIQKNKPLVERVVTVTGKGVEKPSNFMVRVGTATSELIEAAGGLPENTGKIISGGPMMGRAIASLAVPVTKGTSGLLLMKEEESQREEIQACIRCSRCTSVCPMGLEPYLLMTLGEKQIFDRAENERIMDCIECGSCSYTCPSSRPLLDYIRFGKGKVGAMIRSRKK, from the coding sequence ATGTTAAAAACGTTCAAAATTGGCGGAGTACATCCTCCCGAAAATAAATTATCGAAAGATAAAAAGATTGAGGTCCTGCCACTTCCAAAAACAGTATTTATTCCGGTAGCTCAGCACATTGGTGCGCCCGCTACACCGGTAGTAAAAAAAGGCGACGAGGTGAAAGTAGGACAGGTAATTGCACAAAGCAGCAGTTTTGTTTCTACAAATATCCATTCATCGGTATCAGGAAAAGTTACCAAGGTTGACTTTTCAGCCGACAGTTCGGGTTATCCGAAACAAGGTATTTTTATCGCTGTTGAAGGTGATGAATGGGTAGAAGGTATTGACCGCTCAGAAGATTTGGTAAAAGATATTACCGTTGACGGACCTGAAATCGTGAAAAAGATTCAGGAAGCCGGAATAGTAGGTTTGGGTGGTGCAACCTTCCCTACCCACGTAAAACTGGTACCGCCAAAAGGAATGAAAGCCGAAGTGCTGTTGATTAACGGTGTGGAGTGCGAACCTTACCTCACTTCGGATCACCGTTTGATGCTGGAGAAAGCCGACGAAATAATGGTGGGAATCCAGTTGCTGATGAAAGCAATGGGCGTAGACAAAGCGGTTATCGGAATTGAAAACAACAAGCCCGATGCCATTAAACTGCTGAAAGAAAAATGCGCTGCTTATAACGGAGTGAGCGTTCAGTCCCTTAAAGTACAATACCCGCAAGGAGGTGAAAAACAACTCATCAATGCCGTAACGGGAAAAGAAGTTCCTTCGGGCGCTCTGCCTATTGCAGTTGGCGCAGTGGTAAGTAATGTAGGTACTGCTTTTGCGGTTTACGAAGCCATTCAGAAAAATAAGCCATTGGTTGAACGCGTAGTTACCGTAACCGGAAAAGGCGTTGAAAAACCATCGAACTTTATGGTACGTGTTGGTACTGCTACATCCGAGTTGATTGAAGCTGCCGGTGGTCTTCCAGAAAATACAGGAAAAATTATAAGTGGAGGCCCGATGATGGGACGCGCCATTGCATCGCTAGCTGTTCCGGTAACAAAAGGTACTTCAGGACTTCTTCTGATGAAAGAAGAAGAAAGTCAACGCGAAGAAATACAAGCCTGTATTCGCTGCTCGCGTTGTACGTCGGTTTGCCCAATGGGACTGGAACCTTACCTGCTGATGACTTTGGGTGAAAAACAAATTTTCGATCGTGCAGAAAACGAACGCATAATGGATTGTATTGAATGTGGCTCATGCAGTTACACCTGTCCGTCAAGCCGTCCGCTGCTCGATTACATCCGTTTTGGAAAAGGAAAAGTTGGAGCGATGATTCGTTCACGTAAAAAATAA
- a CDS encoding four helix bundle protein: MSYKKLEIWQLANELVIKVHKMTMEELPGFELYEEGSQIRRSSKSSKSQIVEGYGRRRYKMDFLRFLTYSIASNDETIDHLENLFNTGSLKNEELYNELKNLANLFGRKLNNFISSVEKHRNTLAEPTENYYTTIENQASSIPDQESRI, from the coding sequence ATGTCTTATAAGAAACTTGAAATATGGCAATTGGCAAATGAACTTGTAATTAAGGTTCATAAAATGACCATGGAAGAATTGCCGGGTTTCGAGTTGTACGAAGAAGGAAGTCAGATAAGGCGTTCATCGAAATCTTCAAAATCGCAAATTGTTGAAGGATATGGAAGAAGAAGGTATAAAATGGATTTTTTACGATTTCTAACCTATTCTATTGCATCGAACGACGAAACGATTGACCACCTGGAGAACCTCTTCAACACCGGATCACTGAAAAACGAAGAATTATATAACGAACTTAAAAATTTGGCAAACCTGTTCGGCAGAAAACTAAATAACTTTATAAGCTCAGTAGAAAAGCATCGCAACACACTGGCCGAACCAACTGAAAATTATTACACAACTATAGAAAATCAAGCATCGAGTATCCCGGATCAAGAATCCAGAATATAG